Proteins found in one Hemitrygon akajei chromosome 32, sHemAka1.3, whole genome shotgun sequence genomic segment:
- the LOC140719632 gene encoding platelet-activating factor acetylhydrolase 2, cytoplasmic-like isoform X2 translates to MWFPPLLSLAFGHYSVPVGWNASFRAVEKYPVIIFSHGLGAFRTVYSSICLEMASQGFLVAAVEHRDESAACTYYFKLQAEEHSADAHSKLEEVWLPVRKLNAGEEEFPLRNSQLSQRVKECVQVLNVLSDINSGTSIENALPDSLSLSDLKGYIDLQKVAVMGHSFGGSTSILALAEDKRFRCAVALDTWMLPLAEDVYSKDLGPLFCINSEKFQTEDSIEKLKRLQSTNSALKIITILGSVHLSQTDFTLVTGDLLSRAFETRGTINPLKGLEITNRAALAFLQRHLDLQKDFDKWNALVEGNDTQLVSGPHLSTKPAAD, encoded by the exons ATGTGGTTTCCTCCTCTGTTGTCCCTGGCGTTTG GTCATTATTCAGTCCCAGTTGGATGGAATGCTTCTTTCAGAGCTGTGGAGAAATACCCAGTGATTATATTTTCGCATGGTCTTGGGGCATTCAG gactgtgtactCTTCCATCTGTCTGGAAATGGCATCGCAGGGATTTCTTGTTGCCGCCGTGGAGCACAG AGATGAATCAGCTGCCTGTACCTATTACTTCAAGTTACAAGCGGAggaacattctgcagatgctcacTCCAAACTGGAAGAAGTGTGGCTGCCCGTCAGAAAGCTGAACGCAGGCGAGGAGGAGTTCCCCCTTCGGAATAGCCAG CTGTCTCAACGAGTAAAGGAATGTGTTCAGGTTTTGAACGTCCTTTCCGATATCAACAGTGGGACGTCCATCGAAAACGCCCTTCCCGATAGCTTGAGCCTCTCTGATCTGAAG GGCTACATTGACCTACAGAAGGTTGCAGTGATGGGCCACTCATTTGGAGGTTCCACATCAATCTTGGCGCTTGCCGAGGACAAGCGGTTCAG GTGTGCAGTGGCTCTGGATACCTGGATGCTGCCACTAGCAGAAGACGTTTATTCCAAGGACCTCGGTCCTCTATTTTGTATTAACTCTGAAAAGTTCCAGACAGAGGACAGCATTGAAAAGCTGAAGAGGCTGCAATCCACTAACAGTGCTCTCAAAATTATCACCATCTT GGGTTCAGTTCATCTGAGCCAAACAGACTTCACTTTGGTGACCGGAGACTTGCTCAGCAGGGCATTTGAGACGAGAGGAACAATCAATCCTCTAAAGGGTCTTGAAATCACCAACAGGGCAGCGTTGGCCTTTCTGCAAAGACACCTGG ATCTACAAAAGGATTTTGATAAATGGAACGCCCTTGTTGAAGGAAATGATACACAGTTGGTTTCTGGGCCTCACCTTTCAACTAAACCTGCTGCTGACTGA
- the LOC140719632 gene encoding platelet-activating factor acetylhydrolase 2, cytoplasmic-like isoform X1 — MGSSQSLGVPSGSGPFKVGCTDVMVDHTRQGSFFRLYYPCEAEQLKPVPWIPQYQYFTGLADYLNKSKMWFPPLLSLAFGHYSVPVGWNASFRAVEKYPVIIFSHGLGAFRTVYSSICLEMASQGFLVAAVEHRDESAACTYYFKLQAEEHSADAHSKLEEVWLPVRKLNAGEEEFPLRNSQLSQRVKECVQVLNVLSDINSGTSIENALPDSLSLSDLKGYIDLQKVAVMGHSFGGSTSILALAEDKRFRCAVALDTWMLPLAEDVYSKDLGPLFCINSEKFQTEDSIEKLKRLQSTNSALKIITILGSVHLSQTDFTLVTGDLLSRAFETRGTINPLKGLEITNRAALAFLQRHLDLQKDFDKWNALVEGNDTQLVSGPHLSTKPAAD, encoded by the exons GGAAGCTTCTTTCGCCTTTATTACCCATGTGAGGCTGAGCAATTAAAGCCAGTGCCATGGATACCACAATATCAGTATTTCACTGGCCTTGCTGATTACCTGAATAAGAGCAAGATGTGGTTTCCTCCTCTGTTGTCCCTGGCGTTTG GTCATTATTCAGTCCCAGTTGGATGGAATGCTTCTTTCAGAGCTGTGGAGAAATACCCAGTGATTATATTTTCGCATGGTCTTGGGGCATTCAG gactgtgtactCTTCCATCTGTCTGGAAATGGCATCGCAGGGATTTCTTGTTGCCGCCGTGGAGCACAG AGATGAATCAGCTGCCTGTACCTATTACTTCAAGTTACAAGCGGAggaacattctgcagatgctcacTCCAAACTGGAAGAAGTGTGGCTGCCCGTCAGAAAGCTGAACGCAGGCGAGGAGGAGTTCCCCCTTCGGAATAGCCAG CTGTCTCAACGAGTAAAGGAATGTGTTCAGGTTTTGAACGTCCTTTCCGATATCAACAGTGGGACGTCCATCGAAAACGCCCTTCCCGATAGCTTGAGCCTCTCTGATCTGAAG GGCTACATTGACCTACAGAAGGTTGCAGTGATGGGCCACTCATTTGGAGGTTCCACATCAATCTTGGCGCTTGCCGAGGACAAGCGGTTCAG GTGTGCAGTGGCTCTGGATACCTGGATGCTGCCACTAGCAGAAGACGTTTATTCCAAGGACCTCGGTCCTCTATTTTGTATTAACTCTGAAAAGTTCCAGACAGAGGACAGCATTGAAAAGCTGAAGAGGCTGCAATCCACTAACAGTGCTCTCAAAATTATCACCATCTT GGGTTCAGTTCATCTGAGCCAAACAGACTTCACTTTGGTGACCGGAGACTTGCTCAGCAGGGCATTTGAGACGAGAGGAACAATCAATCCTCTAAAGGGTCTTGAAATCACCAACAGGGCAGCGTTGGCCTTTCTGCAAAGACACCTGG ATCTACAAAAGGATTTTGATAAATGGAACGCCCTTGTTGAAGGAAATGATACACAGTTGGTTTCTGGGCCTCACCTTTCAACTAAACCTGCTGCTGACTGA
- the LOC140719632 gene encoding platelet-activating factor acetylhydrolase 2, cytoplasmic-like isoform X3, with translation MGSSQSLGVPSGSGPFKVGCTDVMVDHTRQGSFFRLYYPCEAEQLKPVPWIPQYQYFTGLADYLNKSKMWFPPLLSLAFGHYSVPVGWNASFRAVEKYPVIIFSHGLGAFRTVYSSICLEMASQGFLVAAVEHRDESAACTYYFKLQAEEHSADAHSKLEEVWLPVRKLNAGEEEFPLRNSQLSQRVKECVQVLNVLSDINSGTSIENALPDSLSLSDLKGYIDLQKVAVMGHSFGGSTSILALAEDKRFRCAVALDTWMLPLAEDVYSKDLGPLFCINSEKFQTEDSIEKLKRLQSTNSALKIITILSTKGF, from the exons GGAAGCTTCTTTCGCCTTTATTACCCATGTGAGGCTGAGCAATTAAAGCCAGTGCCATGGATACCACAATATCAGTATTTCACTGGCCTTGCTGATTACCTGAATAAGAGCAAGATGTGGTTTCCTCCTCTGTTGTCCCTGGCGTTTG GTCATTATTCAGTCCCAGTTGGATGGAATGCTTCTTTCAGAGCTGTGGAGAAATACCCAGTGATTATATTTTCGCATGGTCTTGGGGCATTCAG gactgtgtactCTTCCATCTGTCTGGAAATGGCATCGCAGGGATTTCTTGTTGCCGCCGTGGAGCACAG AGATGAATCAGCTGCCTGTACCTATTACTTCAAGTTACAAGCGGAggaacattctgcagatgctcacTCCAAACTGGAAGAAGTGTGGCTGCCCGTCAGAAAGCTGAACGCAGGCGAGGAGGAGTTCCCCCTTCGGAATAGCCAG CTGTCTCAACGAGTAAAGGAATGTGTTCAGGTTTTGAACGTCCTTTCCGATATCAACAGTGGGACGTCCATCGAAAACGCCCTTCCCGATAGCTTGAGCCTCTCTGATCTGAAG GGCTACATTGACCTACAGAAGGTTGCAGTGATGGGCCACTCATTTGGAGGTTCCACATCAATCTTGGCGCTTGCCGAGGACAAGCGGTTCAG GTGTGCAGTGGCTCTGGATACCTGGATGCTGCCACTAGCAGAAGACGTTTATTCCAAGGACCTCGGTCCTCTATTTTGTATTAACTCTGAAAAGTTCCAGACAGAGGACAGCATTGAAAAGCTGAAGAGGCTGCAATCCACTAACAGTGCTCTCAAAATTATCACCATCTT ATCTACAAAAGGATTTTGA